In Prionailurus viverrinus isolate Anna chromosome D1, UM_Priviv_1.0, whole genome shotgun sequence, the DNA window ggctccaggctctgagctgtcagcacggagcctgatgggggcttgagctcccaaaccgtgagatcatgacctgagcctgtcagaggcttaaccaactgagctacccaggcgcccccaataagtaactttttaatggaataaaatatgcTGTGCAGAATCGATGCAGGGATTGTTTGAACCCAGCAGTTTCTGAGACCATAGATTTCTTTCTCTGGGCTCCTAGTGGCCCAGAATTTTAGGGGCCATATTTAGCATTTCAGGCCTAGCCTAATTTGCTCAGGGTCTCTAGGGTTTATTTACGGGAGATGTGACAGCAATGCAATAGACTAGGGTCCAGGAGCAGCCAACTGTCACATCCCCGACAACAGAGGCCCCAGAATCCTGCCTGCAAAACAACTCCATGGGTTAAAGATCTCAGAATAGGGAAAGTTGACATTATCTGCAGTGGCTACTCTTTGGTCTAGAAAGAAATAGGACCTGAGACTGAGGAACGCAATTCTACCTGCTAGGCACTGAACACCTTTGTCCAGGGTGCCCTGGCAGGAGGAAGAGGCATGTCCCTTTGAGTTCCTAGCTTGGTCACTGACCTCCTGATATTTCTGGTTGGTGAGACCAGAGGCAGCACTCTAGGTGAATGGACAGTAGGCAGCTCAGCCTTTCAGTCTTATAAACATCAGCggcaccggggcgcctgggtggctccattggttaagcgtccgacttcggctcaggtcacgatctcacagtctgtgagtttgagccccgcatcgggctctgcgctgacagcgcggagcctggagcctgcttccgattctgtgtctccctctctctctgtccctcccccactcatgctccgtctctctccctctctcaaaaataaataaacattaaaaaaaaaaaattaaacatcagcGGCAGAAAATCCTGGAGTCCAaacctcttcattttatagatgaacaaaCTGATACTAATGGGATGGTATGCTCAAGGTCACCTGGACTCTACAGAAGATCTGTTTGATCCCAGTCCTTTACATTCCAGCCAGATTAGGGAATCCATGGTGTGGCACCTGTGGGGTAACTCTCGGTATCTAGGTGGCACTGAAACTTTCTCCTGTGCCTGCTGTATTATGGATACTGAACTTGTCCTCAGTGACTCAGCGCAAGTTCCCTCGAGGCCCCagctgccctgcccctgcctacTGCAGGGCCCACCCTCCCTGTGGCCAGGCTGATGGGCCTTATCTCTTTACCCACCTGGCTGTGTGCAGCACTCCCACCACCTTAGCCGGGATGGGCTTCTGGACCCAGTGTCCGGTTATTACAGCAACAGCAACAGCGGGTCCTGCTATTGCTTCCCTCaggtctctgtttctctggatcCGCGAAGAGGGCAAAAGGTGCTGAGGCAGGTAAAGGGACCAGTCTCGGAGTACTTTCCCACTCCAAGGCTCAGCTGGCCACAGGCCAGGGGCTGGCTGAGGTTCTTTTCTTCCAAGCCAGGGATTCTGGTTCTTGGACAAGGTGTTGAGGCACACGAGGAACAGAGGGGACTGTGACTTGGGGACTTTTTCTGCAGGAAGAAAACAGCCCAAAGATGAGAGTGATTCGCGTGGGTACCCGAAAAAGCCAGGTGAGTACGGTTACGGGGCGGAGCAAGTTTGTCACAAGAGTTCTGTGCTCCACAGTATTGCAAGCTGGGGGGCCAAGAGGGTTAGGAATGGAGgaaacggggtgggggtggggggctgggtgtTAAATCCCACACAGAATGGTATATTGCATTCTGTGGAGATATAGTCCCCGGGCTGAGCAGACCAGGCCAGGCCCCTCTCCTTCCTACGTGGGCATTCAGCCACCTCTCTGACTCCAATTCCTTCCGAGTCTCCCAAACCCTGTGAGGGTGTGAGCTCGGGGCAGTGCCAGGGAAGGATAGGACTAATCTGAGTGTTTGCCTCCAGCTGGCTCGCATACAAACAGACAGTGTGGTGGCAGTGCTGAAAGCCTTATACCCAGGCCTGCAGTTTGAAATCGGTGAGTCTTCTGGAATGGAAGCTAAAGGGAAGCCCTTTCCCCCCAGAGGGGAAGACACAACACTGCTGGCTTTCCCTGGGCCCAAAGCTTGGTCCCAGTGCCTTTAAGAATTCTTAGCtgttcccccgccccccccaaaaaagaattcttagctgttcccccaccccaccccccaaaaaagaattcttagctgTCCCCACTTTGGAGGGCCATTTCCTCCTCTGAATACCTACCTCTAGCTTTGACTCCCTGGGCTAACCTGGCATTTTGCATCTTCTGCTTTGGGTCTTTTTATGAGTGTGTCTGGTCTTCCTAGATCATACATTCCTAGAGGGCAAGGAattgggcgggggtgggggggtgcctgtaTCCATTAGGAGTCTTAGTACAGTGCTGGGCTCAGTAGGGGCTCATTAAACGCCGATCGATGAGCACGTGACTGATTCTCTCCTCAGTTGCTATGTCCACCACAGGGGACAAGATTCTTGATACTGCGCTCTCTAAGGTAACGTATTCCCCCCAatccctttccctcctttctctttccttcccccaaaagATTCACTCTGAGGCTTTTTCTTGACCGGCAGATTGGCGAGAAGAGCCTGTTTACCAAGGAGCTAGAACACGCGCTGGAAAAGAATGAGTATGTGAAAGACGGGAGAGCATGGTTCCGTCCCAGTCTCTCACTGGGACCCCAGTGCACATCAGAGCTGGATATCAGCTAGACTGGGGGGCTTCAACCCTTGGCTAGAAGGAGGCTCATATGTGGGTTTTTCAGACCTCACAAAAGGGGAGTGTCCTGGTTCCTAGCCATCTGGCTGCCTGGAGGGCAGGATTGGCTGGGGCAttggggacaggagggagggtggggaggagcggGTCTCAGGGTCCTGAGGTCTTAGACGTGCCTGCTTCCTAATGTGCTCTAAGCACACCACTGAAGTAGAGGCAGGTGTAGGTAGAGGAGGGGTGAGGGCCTGCTGCTGGGATCCCTTCTCCTAGCCTCCCTCTCCCGTCTCTTTAGAGTGGACTTAGTCGTTCACTCCCTGAAGGACTTGCCCACTGTGCTTCCTCCTGGCTTCACCATTGGAGCCATCTGCAAGTAAGAACGCTGCGAGTcgggggatgggcaggggggTAGGCATCGTGTTGACCTTTGCTTTTCCCTTTGGGACGCTACCCTCTGCCTCTACGGCTGAGGGGTGTCAGGCATGGccaaaaacagaaaatgccagTTAGTTGGCTATCAAGAGACCCTGGAAGTGACCTTAACTGAGAGCTCTTTCTCATTCTGTGACTTTTCCTCCATCTCCAGGCGGGAGAACCCCTATGATGCCGTTGTCTTTCACCCAAAATTTGTTGGGAAGACCCTAGAAACCTTGCCAGAGAAGAGGTGAGTGGGGCCCAGATAGACATCCCGGTGGGACATGCACAGAAGACAGAGGGctaagaggaggaggaaaggaaccaTGCCTTTCTTGGGTTAAATCTCATTTTACACCCTCTCTCTGAACAGTGTGGTGGGAACCAGCTCCCTTCGGAGGGCGGCCCAGCTGCAGAGAAAGTTCCCACACCTGGAGTTCAAGAGCATTGTATCCtttcagaggagggagggggcggtAGCCAGGGAGGATGATGAGGTCCATGGGGCCACTTCCAGAGGAAGTGGACCATGGACCAGCAGGTCTGTCCTCCACTGTCTGCCTTATTtgtccatctacccatccatccatccatccatccatccatccatccatccatccatccctaatccttttgttttcttagcCCCAGGCCAGTGCCTGGTACTGGGGATAGTGGTGAGACCAACGATGTCCTTGCTTATAGAGGTTTACATTTTTGCCTGGAGACAAACAGGCATTGATAATACAGAGTGATACTGAACAGTGATTACTGGGGAacaggggaggtggagggtgcttccatttttgtttcatattctaCTATATTTTGATGTTCTAAATATATCGAATGTTTCATAAAGCTGATTTTCAAAATAGTACATGTTGAGTGCTCCAGTGCACGAAGTAGGGAATTCTCTAGAAGCTTCTAGCTGGAACATCGATAAACACAGACTTGGGGGTCGGGGAATGCTTCCCAGAGATCTTGTAATCTCAGGCAAGTTATTCAGCCTGTCTgtatcattttcctcatctgtaaaatggaaataattataatacctacctcataggattgtgaaaattaaatagatgTATGCAAAGCACTTTAGATCAGTGTCTGGTATGTAGCAATTAAGTGTTAGTAATTAAGTAAACGTTAGCTGTTATCAGTAAGCTGAAAACTAAAGGTGAGATGCTAGTTGGATACAGAAGGACTCAGGCAGGGGGGGCAGCAGCATGAGGCTCCAAACTGCCCGGCGCTTGTGGTCCTTAGTGTCTCTGCACAGCGGGGAAATCTCAACACACGCCTTCGGAAGCTGGATGAATTTCAGGAGTTCAGTGCCATCATCCTGGCTGCAGCTGGCCTGCAGCGCATGGGCTGGCAGCACCGGGTGGGACAGGTAAGGGGCTGTCCCTTCTCCATCCCCAGTTAATCGTCCCCCTGTTCCTGCCTGTATTCTCTTTCTGAACACCCTGCCTCTAACGGTACGAGCTGGAAGTGAGTCCCAGGCTGGGAAGATTGGGGATCAGAGGACAGACCCCCACTTTTGCCTACCTAGGCTTTCTGTGTGGTAGGGAAGCCCCATCTCACTACTGTCTGCTTTTAGTACCCCCAGTTCCACCCTTTTGAGTGCCTATTCTGCCCCTGCAGATACTCCACCCGGAGGAGTGCATGTATGCTGTGGGTCAGGTATGTTTGACCCGGGAAGCCACGTGTTGATGTGCTCTTTTGTTCTCAACCAAAAAGCTGGTCTTGCAACCTTGTGCATAAACATttctgggaagggggagggcttGCGAGATTTCTGGGCtaaaagagaccccagggagCAGGTGGAGGTGGGCTGGTTCCCATCCTCAGCTCCATTGGTTGGGGAAAGATTAGGCCTGATGTCTTAGGCTGTTTTTCCCTCAGGGGGCCCTGGGCGTGGAAGTCCGAGCCAAGGACCAGGACATCCTGGATCTGGTGGGTGTATTGCATGATCCTGAGACCCTGCTTCGCTGCATTGCCGAGCGAGCCTTCCTGAGGCACCTGGTAGGACCTGTGTTCCGGGGATTGGAGGGGTGGGGACTTGAGGAGTTGGGAATAGTCATGGGGGAGATTTCTCAAATTGATGCTCTTTATTTCATGGTAATTCATTCTTGAATGTATAGGCAGGACTGGGCCCCTGCCTGTTTCAGTTATGTCTTCAGAAGTCTATCTCTGAGGGTTCTGGTGACAGAGTCCTTGGAGACACAAGAGTCCTTGGAGTTCACCGGGCAACTTCTCATTGCAGGAAGGAGGCTGCAGTGTGCCAGTGGCCGTGCATACAGCTATGAAGGATGGGCAAGTAAGCACTGTGACATTTGTCCCCGTGCACGTCAAGTTGTCCACAAGAGGCCAGGTTTCTAACCAGTTCTCTCAGAATATGCTGAGATAACCGTTTTCTTTCCCAGCTGTACCTGACAGGAGGAGTCTGGAGTCTAGACGGCTCAGATAGCATGCAAGAGACCATGCAGGCCACCATTTGTGTCACTGCCCAGGTGCCAAAgctggagggtgagggagagggtgagaaacAAACCTGCATGTTACCTCCTCTTTTGTGCTCACCAaatcccccctccttccctcacctaGCATGAAGATGGCCCAGAGGATGATCCACAGCTGGTGGGGATCACTGCCCGGAACATTCCACGACAAGCCCAGCTGGCTGCTGAGAACCTGGGCATCAGCCTGGCCAGCTTGTTGCtgaacaaaggagccaagaacatcCTGGATGTTGCACGACAGCTTAACGATGCCCACTAACTGGTCTGTGGGGCACAAGTGCCTGGGTTGCTATAATGCAGTGCCTGCATCCCAGCCCTAGTGCCCCAGTCTCACTGCTAACTGGGGAGTGATTACCCCAGGGGATTGAACTGCAAGGTCAGAGACTCCCAGGGACTTGCCTCACCTTGGGGCTGTGTGAGTGCCTTGCCTCCTCAGTAGGTGGGGGTTTCATCTCTTTAGAGAAAAAGTTCAAGCCACAGCCTTTGAATGTAACCAACTCAACTAATAAACCAGCTCTGAAGGCGACTTTGCTTTTGGTGGGGTTGCAGTCAAGGACCAACAGAAAACCTTTCATTCTAGAGGCTGGGACGTCTGTCCAAAGTTCTTCTGGGACATTTTTGGTTTCTGCCACCGTAGTTATTTCAAACAACAAATGGTCTCCCAGGGAACACCAAGAAAGCCGTGATCAGACAAACCTAGGACTTGCCCCTCTCTGGCTAACCCGTGTGTCTATCAGGTGAGCCACGTATCAGatagcccccctcccccaccagcccccacgACCTCAGGAAGACAGGAGTCTACAAAGTCAACCCTACAACTCGTACAGAACGAGCACAGACATTgcgtttttaaaaaacaatcctttaataaacaaaattagtcCATCTGAAACTCCCCAACATGTAAGGTACTAGTCTTGGATGGGTTATAGCTGCAAAATTCCAGTTCCGAAGCTATCGGAGGCTCAGTGCAGACGGGGACTCACGGGCCGGTGCTGGTACGAGGCGCGTGGCCCGGTAGAGTAGTCGCCGGAAGCGAAGTGGGGCGAGCGGCGGAGCCAGAGGGCCCGGCGGCGGTCACACCGCGGGCGCGCGCACACCTCCTGCGGTCCCCCACGGCCCGCAAACCCGGGCTCCCCGCCCATTCCCCGCCGCGGGCCGGCCCCCCCGGGCGAAGGAGGCGGGAGCCAGGGGGGCTGCCAGGACGAACGGCGATGGGTCTTTCCTGCACCGCGTGCGATAGAGTCCCGGCCCCGGCGCGCGCCTCAGCCCTGCGTCAGAGCTGCGAGCGGCTCTTCCAGAAGGCACCGCGGCCTCACCGCAGCCCACCGGCTGTTCCGGGGCCGGCGCGGCTGAGTCACGGGCGCCGCGGAGAGCAGGTGcgcgcccccagccccctcccagccGCAGCTCTCTGGTCTCTGCGCCAGGCGAGCGGGGCCGCCCCTCGGCCCGAGACACCGAGAGCGAGGACCCGCGAGCCCgcgcgggggaggggtgggccgggcggcggcggcggcgacgacAACGCGGGAGGGGGAGCCGAGCGCCGCGGCCTCCCGCCCCGAGCCCGACGTGGCTCAGCTCTTTCCGTGAGGGCTGTGGTGGCCCTTAAAAGGGCCTTTGTGGTGGCATGGGGGGCCGGCTGCGACGCGGGCTCCCCTCAGTACTCCTGAGAGGCCTGGGTGGCCTTCTTGCCGCCCGCCGGCGCCTTCGGCCCCACGGTGGCGCTGGTTTTCTTGGGCAGCAGCACGGCCTGGATGTTGGGCAGGACGCCTCCCTGGGCGATCGTCACGCCGCCCAGCAGCTTGTTGAGCTCCTCGTCGTTGCGGATGGCCAGCTGCAGGTGGCGGGGGATGATCCGCGTCTTCTTGTTGTCGCGGGCCGCGTTGCCCGCCAGCTCCAGGATCTCCGCGGTGAGGTACTCCAGCACGGCCGCCAGGTACACAGGGGCGCCGGCGCCAACCCGTTCGGCGTAGTGGCCCTTCCGCAGCAGCCGGTGCACGCGGCCCACTGGAAACTGGAGGCCGGCGCGCGACGAGCGCGATTTGGCCTTGGCTCGGGCCTTGCCGCCCGTCTTGCCACGGCCCGACATGCTGCGCGAGGTAGAGAAGCGGTGAAGAGGGACGCCTACCAAAAGGCCAACCAACAGCCGCCCGCCGCAGTCCAACTGCTGCCGCGCGCGCCCAGGGGCCGCCCTTATAAGCCCCCAGGGCACACCCCCGCGCCCTCCTGATTGGCCCTTTTCTCTAATACCCGCCTCCGGCTGGTTGCAGTTAACCCTTCAGTGACGTGCCACGACTGAGGGAGCGCGCCCGCCGATTGGTCGAATTTGAAAACCTTTTGCCCGGggaaaaaggggaggaggagtggTAGCAcgcagccagccagccactccCTGATGTAGCCAATCTATGTGAAGGGCGCCAGATTTAAACGCTCCAGCTGGAGCCCAGAACCGGAAGACAAAGAGGGTGGAGTCTGAGCCACCTCAAGAGCCTCTGGGAAATCTTTGCGGGCCTAGGAGTTTTCACGGCAAGGGGTCAACACCACTGCCTCCCCTTCCAGGTTTGGTCaccctcttttttctccctcctcccatcctgcAAAGGTAAAGCTGAAGAGGGAATAAATAAGACGCGCCCGCCACCCCAATTCTACCCCACACCAGAGAGCAGGTAAGTCCAATCTTATGGCCTTTCCGCTACCTGAAGTAGCGGGACttcaatatttattcaacatattcTATCCAGTCTCCGTTCTTTGTTCACTTCCCGAtacactgaaagaaaaaggaCGGGGCCCGAGAGAGAGGCATCCTCTTGAAGGAGGTgcctccacccaccctcccaaTCTACCCTAAAATGCCCATATAGGAAATACACCTACCGgaacaacaagaaaaagacaacactTTATTGTCACCACTGGAAGCACCTGGCCCCCCAGTCTGCTCTTACTGATCAGAATACTTATAGTCAGATATCAAGTGATCTTCAAGCCCGTGTCCCTATCCCCAGCCAGGGTTCTATTCTCAGGCCCAACATATTCCTTCAGAGTCAGAGTTGTGGATAACTGCATAAAAGCTGCAGTATCCCACCTTCGGAGGCTGCAAAGACaggatggagagggagagtggCAGGTTGAAGGAAGCCATAGCCAAAATCCAATCCACAGTCGTTAGATGTCAATAATCACAGCAGAAAGGAAACGCTAAGTACAAAATCTGGAGGAGAATGAAAGGTGGGAGAGGCCTGGCCAGGAGGCATTTCGCGTCCAGAAAGAGGTGGTGGGCCTGAGTCAGGAACCCTGCAGACCGTGCAGTACAGGGCAATGATCAGAAGACTCAGACATCGTAGAAGAGCCGGACAAGCTGGTACCGAATGGAGAAGGTGACAGCACTGCCGAGGATCTGTGAGGGGAAACACACTAGAGTCAGAACCCTGGAAAAAGGGACACAAGGCAGTGTTAAGCCCTTCCCCAACCACAcctggagcagcagcagcagcagggtcagGTTCCTCTCATGCATGGGCCCGAAGACCTTAAGTACCAAGTTGATGAGGGTCATGTTGTTACACTCTGTGAAGGCACCGTCCTCATTCTCATTCTGGTGCACGGTCACTAGCTGGAGACTCTCTGCTACCTGGAAGGATCAGAGGTGGAGAGAACATCAACCATGCTTCAGCAATGGGGATCTGCTTCATGCTTCCAAACTCCCCTTGGATCTGATGCCAGCCTAGGTTCCCCAGTCCCTGAATTCCAGATGGCGGCCTAGAGCCTTACCTCCTTGTTACCCTGTTACCTTTAGAATAAAGGTGCCCAAGAAAGAGAGGCTCTTGGTCTTGAACTTGGAATAGCTCATCTCCAGTTTGCCTGTCTTGGTATTGAGTCTGCAGGGGGAAGAGAGCTTTATGTGACTGGGCCACTACAAGAACTCTCCTCACTGTGGCCAATTAATAGGAAGAGCACTGAATGTGGAAACCAACCTAAGATCTTCTGGCTCTGCTTACTAATGTGTGATCAGAGCTGATCAGATTATGTAGGTAAACGTGCTCTGTAATTTATAAGAGCTAACCACATGGCCAGAGTTAGCCCTTCTTTGGGCCCACTCCCTTTGCACAGCATATGTGTAAGGCTGGCTTTTCTGCATCCCGAGTGAAAAAGCTATGATGTCCCTTTCAAGCCCCAAAGTGGCTACCTGGGCATACGGTGGCGAGGGCAGGGTATGATA includes these proteins:
- the HMBS gene encoding porphobilinogen deaminase isoform X2, with the translated sequence MSDNGNAAATAVSVSLDPRRGQKEENSPKMRVIRVGTRKSQLARIQTDSVVAVLKALYPGLQFEIVAMSTTGDKILDTALSKIGEKSLFTKELEHALEKNEVDLVVHSLKDLPTVLPPGFTIGAICKRENPYDAVVFHPKFVGKTLETLPEKSVVGTSSLRRAAQLQRKFPHLEFKSIRGNLNTRLRKLDEFQEFSAIILAAAGLQRMGWQHRVGQILHPEECMYAVGQGALGVEVRAKDQDILDLVGVLHDPETLLRCIAERAFLRHLEGGCSVPVAVHTAMKDGQLYLTGGVWSLDGSDSMQETMQATICVTAQHEDGPEDDPQLVGITARNIPRQAQLAAENLGISLASLLLNKGAKNILDVARQLNDAH
- the HMBS gene encoding porphobilinogen deaminase isoform X1; the protein is MSDNGNAAATAVSVSLDPRRGQKVLRQEENSPKMRVIRVGTRKSQLARIQTDSVVAVLKALYPGLQFEIVAMSTTGDKILDTALSKIGEKSLFTKELEHALEKNEVDLVVHSLKDLPTVLPPGFTIGAICKRENPYDAVVFHPKFVGKTLETLPEKSVVGTSSLRRAAQLQRKFPHLEFKSIRGNLNTRLRKLDEFQEFSAIILAAAGLQRMGWQHRVGQILHPEECMYAVGQGALGVEVRAKDQDILDLVGVLHDPETLLRCIAERAFLRHLEGGCSVPVAVHTAMKDGQLYLTGGVWSLDGSDSMQETMQATICVTAQHEDGPEDDPQLVGITARNIPRQAQLAAENLGISLASLLLNKGAKNILDVARQLNDAH
- the HMBS gene encoding porphobilinogen deaminase isoform X3; translation: MSDNGNAAATAEENSPKMRVIRVGTRKSQLARIQTDSVVAVLKALYPGLQFEIVAMSTTGDKILDTALSKIGEKSLFTKELEHALEKNEVDLVVHSLKDLPTVLPPGFTIGAICKRENPYDAVVFHPKFVGKTLETLPEKSVVGTSSLRRAAQLQRKFPHLEFKSIRGNLNTRLRKLDEFQEFSAIILAAAGLQRMGWQHRVGQILHPEECMYAVGQGALGVEVRAKDQDILDLVGVLHDPETLLRCIAERAFLRHLEGGCSVPVAVHTAMKDGQLYLTGGVWSLDGSDSMQETMQATICVTAQHEDGPEDDPQLVGITARNIPRQAQLAAENLGISLASLLLNKGAKNILDVARQLNDAH
- the HMBS gene encoding porphobilinogen deaminase isoform X4, producing the protein MRVIRVGTRKSQLARIQTDSVVAVLKALYPGLQFEIVAMSTTGDKILDTALSKIGEKSLFTKELEHALEKNEVDLVVHSLKDLPTVLPPGFTIGAICKRENPYDAVVFHPKFVGKTLETLPEKSVVGTSSLRRAAQLQRKFPHLEFKSIRGNLNTRLRKLDEFQEFSAIILAAAGLQRMGWQHRVGQILHPEECMYAVGQGALGVEVRAKDQDILDLVGVLHDPETLLRCIAERAFLRHLEGGCSVPVAVHTAMKDGQLYLTGGVWSLDGSDSMQETMQATICVTAQHEDGPEDDPQLVGITARNIPRQAQLAAENLGISLASLLLNKGAKNILDVARQLNDAH
- the LOC125146878 gene encoding histone H2AX; protein product: MSGRGKTGGKARAKAKSRSSRAGLQFPVGRVHRLLRKGHYAERVGAGAPVYLAAVLEYLTAEILELAGNAARDNKKTRIIPRHLQLAIRNDEELNKLLGGVTIAQGGVLPNIQAVLLPKKTSATVGPKAPAGGKKATQASQEY